The sequence AAATGTAAGGCATGTCGTCTTTTAAGGAGGAGAACGAACGGTGATGAAACGAAAACGCCGCTTGCGCAAGCAAGTCAATGAACGATTGCTGGATGCAATTTCGCGGGCGAAACAAGATTGGCTGCGACAAAGGGAAATGGTTGAGAAAAGCATTGACCCCGCCGACAGTGTGATTCATGAATTGAAGCTCGCGGAATCGCGTTATTTCTTTTTGTTGAAAGAAGCGAAAGTTCTTTTTGCCGACCACCCTTCATAAAGTGAAGTGAAGGGAGGG is a genomic window of Bacillales bacterium containing:
- a CDS encoding YaaL family protein, translating into MKRKRRLRKQVNERLLDAISRAKQDWLRQREMVEKSIDPADSVIHELKLAESRYFFLLKEAKVLFADHPS